From a single Methylacidiphilum kamchatkense Kam1 genomic region:
- a CDS encoding c-type cytochrome — protein sequence MKRFFSLFCLLLNLLFLASLFFAYSLIRKGFTARSTPPALEKIIATTALSLSIPQSVKEMKNPIPYSQAVLDEARDHFADHCALCHGNNGSGETPVGQNLYPKPTDLRSKEAQKKSDGEIYYIIHNGIRWTGMPAWGEAKEPDEDSWKLVHFIRHLPYLTKEEEEKMKKMNPISPQEIQEEKEEEKFLEEDNSLGDASKEQQEQ from the coding sequence GTGAAAAGATTTTTTTCTCTCTTCTGCTTATTGTTAAATCTCCTCTTTTTGGCCTCTCTCTTTTTTGCTTATTCCTTAATCCGCAAAGGGTTCACAGCGAGAAGTACTCCCCCAGCTCTTGAAAAGATCATTGCTACAACCGCTCTTAGCCTTTCTATCCCGCAATCTGTCAAAGAGATGAAAAATCCTATCCCTTATTCTCAAGCAGTCTTAGATGAAGCCAGAGATCACTTCGCCGATCATTGTGCCTTATGTCATGGAAACAACGGGAGTGGAGAGACTCCAGTAGGGCAAAATCTTTATCCTAAGCCTACCGATCTGAGGTCGAAAGAGGCACAGAAAAAGTCCGATGGTGAAATTTACTACATCATTCATAATGGAATTCGATGGACTGGAATGCCTGCTTGGGGAGAGGCAAAAGAACCGGATGAAGACAGTTGGAAGCTTGTTCATTTTATTCGACATTTGCCATATTTAACAAAAGAAGAAGAAGAGAAGATGAAGAAAATGAACCCTATTAGTCCTCAGGAAATTCAGGAAGAAAAAGAAGAAGAAAAATTTCTTGAAGAAGATAATTCTTTGGGGGATGCTTCTAAAGAGCAGCAAGAACAATAA
- a CDS encoding NuoI/complex I 23 kDa subunit family protein — translation MIVKRPTLNFFEKTYLPGILQGLGITLKHFWDRVRGKTKITLEYPEEKPQLPEGLRGAPLLVKDEEGREKCVSCQLCEFICPPRAIRIIPGEIPLEDKYAKVEKAPKDFFIDMTRCIYCGLCEEVCPEEAIFLLPKIYSLSGYSRKELIHDKKTLYELGGIYARPIKKWEKK, via the coding sequence ATGATTGTTAAAAGACCGACGCTTAATTTTTTTGAAAAAACCTATTTGCCTGGCATTCTTCAGGGTTTGGGAATTACTTTAAAACATTTTTGGGATAGAGTCAGGGGAAAGACAAAAATCACTCTTGAATATCCTGAAGAAAAACCTCAGCTTCCAGAGGGATTAAGGGGAGCTCCGCTATTAGTTAAAGATGAAGAGGGAAGGGAAAAATGCGTCAGCTGTCAACTTTGTGAATTTATCTGTCCTCCAAGAGCCATTCGAATCATCCCTGGAGAAATCCCACTCGAAGATAAATATGCAAAAGTAGAAAAAGCACCTAAGGATTTTTTTATAGACATGACTAGATGCATTTATTGCGGACTGTGTGAAGAGGTCTGTCCAGAAGAAGCTATTTTTCTGCTTCCTAAAATCTATTCTTTATCTGGATATAGCAGAAAAGAGCTTATCCACGACAAAAAGACATTATATGAGCTAGGAGGCATTTATGCTCGACCCATTAAAAAATGGGAGAAAAAATGA
- a CDS encoding NADH-quinone oxidoreductase subunit J, protein MENFFFWTFVLAMIGSGIGVIANKNPVASAMNLVLMIICIAGLFVLLGAYFLAAVQVLVYAGAVMVLFLFIIMLLDLKAEQQANFRMLGIIGGFLTVLLLGIGFFLAGKNITSLVGKTDNVIQNNSIKALGELLFGNYALAFEAVGVLLLISMIGVIILSKKDLD, encoded by the coding sequence ATGGAAAATTTCTTTTTTTGGACCTTTGTTCTCGCAATGATTGGCAGTGGGATTGGAGTCATTGCCAATAAAAATCCTGTGGCATCCGCCATGAACCTTGTCTTAATGATTATCTGTATTGCCGGGCTTTTTGTACTGCTGGGTGCTTATTTTTTGGCAGCCGTACAAGTGTTGGTTTATGCAGGAGCCGTCATGGTGCTCTTTTTGTTTATTATCATGCTTTTAGATTTAAAAGCTGAACAGCAAGCTAACTTTAGGATGCTGGGTATTATTGGAGGGTTTCTGACTGTCTTATTGCTTGGGATTGGGTTCTTTCTGGCTGGAAAGAATATAACTTCTTTAGTAGGTAAAACGGACAACGTGATTCAAAACAACAGTATAAAGGCCTTGGGAGAACTACTTTTTGGCAACTATGCTCTGGCCTTTGAAGCTGTTGGAGTTCTGCTTTTAATTTCAATGATTGGAGTGATCATTTTGAGCAAAAAAGACTTGGATTAA
- a CDS encoding DJ-1 family glyoxalase III, which yields MIKRALVILAPGFEEIEAVVPIDLLRRAKIEVVVAGILPGVITGSRKIRIIPDYDLGDVLEEHFDCIILPGGAEGAENLKKDIRIKELLERQILKGGWVAAICAAPGCLINFGLFPSNKFTCHPSIKAEIPLSRLEENSSVVVDGNLITGRAAGSAIEFAFEIIRQLVGEEAVMEVNRSFLSSLPMLGSIRKE from the coding sequence ATGATTAAAAGAGCTTTGGTGATTCTTGCTCCAGGCTTTGAAGAAATAGAGGCGGTTGTGCCCATTGATTTGTTGAGAAGGGCCAAAATTGAAGTGGTCGTAGCGGGCATATTGCCTGGAGTCATTACTGGTTCTAGGAAAATCAGGATAATCCCTGATTATGATCTGGGAGATGTTTTAGAAGAACATTTTGATTGCATTATTTTGCCCGGAGGAGCTGAAGGAGCTGAAAATTTGAAAAAAGATATCCGAATAAAGGAACTCCTCGAAAGACAGATTTTAAAAGGGGGATGGGTTGCAGCAATTTGTGCGGCGCCAGGTTGTCTTATCAACTTCGGTCTTTTCCCTTCAAACAAGTTTACCTGCCATCCGTCCATTAAAGCAGAAATACCTCTTTCTAGACTAGAAGAGAATAGCTCTGTTGTGGTTGACGGTAATTTAATCACGGGCCGAGCGGCTGGCAGTGCCATAGAGTTTGCCTTTGAAATCATTCGTCAGTTAGTTGGAGAAGAAGCGGTTATGGAGGTTAATCGTTCTTTTCTTTCGAGCCTACCAATGCTTGGCTCGATACGGAAAGAATAA
- the nuoK gene encoding NADH-quinone oxidoreductase subunit NuoK yields the protein MQIGLTHYLTASGILFAIGLAGIILRRDMIIIYMCLEIMLNAANLALVAFSRYNSNLSGQVLVFFVITVAAAEVAVGLALIVALFRVKHSTKAEDITLLKF from the coding sequence ATGCAAATTGGCTTAACTCATTATTTGACGGCTAGTGGTATCCTTTTTGCGATTGGCCTTGCAGGGATAATCTTAAGGAGGGATATGATCATTATCTATATGTGTTTGGAGATTATGTTAAATGCAGCAAATCTAGCCCTTGTTGCTTTTAGTCGATATAATTCTAATCTTTCCGGACAAGTGCTGGTTTTTTTTGTGATTACGGTAGCTGCTGCTGAAGTTGCTGTAGGCCTTGCCTTAATTGTTGCACTCTTTCGTGTCAAGCATTCTACCAAAGCCGAAGATATCACTTTGCTGAAGTTTTAG
- a CDS encoding NAD-dependent epimerase/dehydratase family protein, with protein sequence MKRALVAGAGGFIGHHLVNFLKQKGYWVRGVDIKEPEFEKSRSDEFYLLDLRYWGNCLEATKGIDEVYQLAADMGGIGYISGNHAEIAKNNILINTHMLEASYQNGVKRYFYSSSACIYPSYRQQSADVIPLKEEDAMPADPEEGYGWEKLFAEKLCQYYQEDKGMETRVARFHNVYGPLGTYKGGREKAPAAICRKIALAEDSSEIEIWGDGKQTRSFLYIQDCVEGIYLITQSDYPKPLNLGSEELVTIDQLVEMTAKVANKNIRIRHNLSKPQGVRGRNSDNSKLYKITGWMPKFSLLEGLKLTYPWIAERVAQERNMQGCQ encoded by the coding sequence ATGAAAAGAGCGCTCGTTGCAGGGGCTGGTGGATTCATTGGACATCATCTTGTGAATTTTTTAAAACAGAAGGGCTATTGGGTCAGGGGAGTTGATATCAAAGAACCAGAATTCGAAAAAAGTAGAAGTGATGAGTTTTATCTTCTGGATTTGAGATATTGGGGAAATTGTCTAGAAGCAACAAAAGGAATTGATGAGGTCTATCAGCTTGCAGCCGATATGGGGGGGATAGGTTATATTTCTGGCAACCATGCTGAAATTGCTAAAAATAACATCCTTATCAATACCCATATGCTAGAGGCTTCCTACCAAAATGGTGTCAAACGATATTTCTATTCCTCTTCTGCCTGCATTTATCCTTCCTACAGACAGCAATCGGCCGATGTGATTCCCCTGAAAGAAGAGGATGCCATGCCTGCAGACCCTGAAGAAGGCTATGGTTGGGAAAAACTTTTTGCTGAGAAACTCTGTCAGTATTATCAAGAAGATAAAGGAATGGAAACGAGAGTAGCACGCTTTCATAATGTTTATGGACCACTTGGAACCTATAAAGGGGGAAGGGAAAAGGCTCCGGCGGCAATATGTAGAAAAATAGCACTGGCTGAGGATTCTTCAGAGATTGAAATCTGGGGTGATGGCAAACAAACCCGGTCCTTTCTATATATTCAAGACTGCGTCGAAGGAATATACTTGATCACTCAGTCTGATTATCCTAAGCCCTTAAACTTAGGCTCGGAAGAGCTTGTAACGATTGATCAACTCGTGGAAATGACAGCAAAAGTGGCGAATAAAAATATCCGTATTAGACACAATTTATCAAAACCCCAAGGAGTAAGGGGTAGGAACAGTGATAATAGCAAACTTTACAAGATTACTGGTTGGATGCCTAAATTTTCCCTTCTAGAAGGACTCAAGCTAACCTATCCTTGGATTGCTGAACGCGTTGCTCAGGAAAGAAATATGCAGGGCTGTCAATAG
- a CDS encoding lipid-A-disaccharide synthase N-terminal domain-containing protein: MFTDHYCILASMSDFLGIHWSPMKAIGWIGNILFFSRFVIQWIATEKKKAVVVPLAFWYCSLLGSLLLLIYAFYRWDSVFIFAYLFSWIPYSRNLYFAHKERANAKSEFSTCLKR; the protein is encoded by the coding sequence ATGTTTACTGATCATTATTGTATACTAGCTAGTATGTCCGATTTTCTGGGGATTCATTGGAGTCCAATGAAAGCAATCGGTTGGATAGGGAATATCCTTTTTTTTTCCCGTTTTGTAATTCAATGGATTGCTACTGAAAAGAAAAAAGCGGTAGTTGTTCCCCTTGCCTTTTGGTATTGTAGCCTTTTAGGCTCTTTATTGCTCTTAATTTATGCATTTTATAGGTGGGACTCGGTGTTTATTTTCGCCTATCTTTTTAGTTGGATCCCTTACTCAAGAAACCTTTATTTTGCTCATAAAGAAAGGGCAAATGCAAAGAGTGAGTTTTCAACTTGCCTGAAGCGCTGA
- a CDS encoding DUF1802 family protein, which yields MNESFLKKSPFTIPEEPSSSYAFKDWRIVVEALGQGKQCLLFRKGGIQEKEFQLKAPTFWLLPTSYHEDLLQIKPQYRTLLTGEEGVQDRVVLKYIATVYHSLFITDWEKVSCLSAFHIWEEEILKKRFDYGKKRGLSLLIVRVYRTRSPFTIAWDEKAMGGCRSWIKMAIPSENIEKEAVMDEEKFCEMQKSILFRINGV from the coding sequence GTGAATGAGTCCTTCTTAAAAAAGTCACCTTTTACTATTCCAGAAGAACCTTCCTCAAGCTATGCCTTTAAAGATTGGAGGATTGTCGTTGAAGCTTTGGGTCAAGGCAAACAATGCCTCCTCTTTAGAAAAGGAGGGATCCAAGAAAAAGAGTTTCAACTGAAAGCTCCTACTTTTTGGCTGCTGCCCACCTCCTATCATGAAGATCTGCTCCAAATTAAGCCACAATATAGGACCCTGCTTACTGGAGAAGAAGGGGTGCAGGATCGAGTCGTTCTTAAATACATCGCAACCGTCTATCACTCTTTGTTTATAACCGATTGGGAAAAAGTGAGTTGCCTCTCTGCCTTCCATATTTGGGAAGAAGAAATTCTAAAAAAACGATTTGATTATGGAAAAAAGCGAGGGCTTTCCTTGCTCATCGTAAGAGTGTATAGAACTCGTAGCCCTTTTACGATTGCATGGGATGAGAAAGCGATGGGTGGATGTCGATCTTGGATTAAAATGGCTATCCCTTCTGAAAATATAGAGAAGGAAGCGGTAATGGATGAGGAAAAATTTTGTGAAATGCAAAAAAGCATTTTATTTAGAATTAATGGGGTATGA
- a CDS encoding aldo/keto reductase produces MQYRHIPGTEIEASVIGFGLWTLTTGWWGTYTEAEAIRLLKEAYDLGINFFDTADVYGHGYGEEILAKAFPNSTDVVIATKIGYNFYNNIDRSAQQELPQDFSVPFLKEALHRSLKRLKRDYIDNLQLHNIRLTHVKDDAIWQFLEDQLKEGTIRSYGVALGPAIGWLYEGLESIRLRKPHIVQHIYNILESYPGKELMGKAAWDQTRYLIRVPHASGMLEGHYTPNTKFSQTDHRRFRPKHWLENGLKKIATLQFLVLPNRSLGQAALQWILNEKKVLSCLPNIYNSTQLKEFAQAPDCPPLTKEELDKIDSLIASNFGVEEEAEAYKGTMTLEQLHAASQ; encoded by the coding sequence ATGCAATACAGACATATTCCAGGAACAGAAATCGAGGCATCTGTAATCGGTTTTGGATTATGGACTTTGACTACCGGGTGGTGGGGAACCTACACCGAAGCAGAAGCTATCCGGCTTCTTAAAGAAGCATACGATTTAGGAATCAACTTTTTTGATACAGCCGATGTATATGGTCATGGATATGGAGAAGAAATACTGGCCAAAGCCTTCCCCAACTCCACAGATGTAGTTATTGCTACGAAGATAGGCTACAATTTCTATAACAACATCGATCGTTCGGCTCAACAGGAACTACCTCAAGATTTTTCTGTTCCTTTCTTAAAAGAAGCTCTTCACCGGTCACTTAAACGACTCAAGCGCGATTACATTGATAACCTTCAACTACATAATATCCGTTTAACCCACGTCAAAGATGATGCTATCTGGCAATTCCTGGAAGATCAGCTTAAGGAAGGCACCATACGCTCTTATGGTGTGGCTCTTGGACCAGCCATTGGTTGGCTCTATGAAGGACTGGAATCCATTCGTTTAAGGAAGCCGCACATCGTCCAACACATTTACAATATCCTTGAATCTTACCCAGGGAAAGAGCTTATGGGCAAAGCTGCATGGGATCAAACTCGTTATCTTATCAGAGTTCCCCATGCCAGTGGCATGCTCGAAGGCCACTATACCCCTAACACTAAATTTTCTCAAACCGACCATAGACGTTTTCGACCAAAACACTGGCTTGAAAATGGTTTAAAAAAAATAGCCACCCTCCAGTTTCTAGTCCTGCCGAATCGTTCTTTGGGACAAGCTGCCCTGCAATGGATTCTTAATGAAAAGAAGGTGCTGAGCTGTCTGCCTAATATTTATAACAGCACTCAGCTCAAAGAATTTGCTCAGGCTCCCGACTGTCCTCCATTAACTAAAGAAGAACTAGATAAGATTGATTCGTTAATTGCCTCGAACTTTGGAGTGGAAGAAGAAGCTGAAGCTTACAAGGGAACAATGACATTAGAACAGCTTCATGCTGCTAGCCAATAA
- a CDS encoding BsuPI-related putative proteinase inhibitor: protein MKPQWILIFFLFSSGAYGIDISPSKNTHPDILQAPRKHWSIIPFADPKRIDKANQINFHKIQSTLKVEPNRLSLSSLKDSLTTPSLRVVLTIFNSGRRTYTFKFPDSQRFDFRIRNANNEIIYVWSEDKEFLPMVGTTTLNPNDTLTYSEVVAIEELDQPLQPGTYWIDSILANYPEITSSTTLVVEP from the coding sequence ATGAAGCCTCAGTGGATTTTGATCTTTTTTCTATTCAGTTCGGGCGCCTATGGTATTGATATCAGCCCTAGCAAAAATACCCATCCAGACATTCTTCAAGCCCCAAGAAAACATTGGTCTATTATCCCCTTTGCTGACCCCAAAAGAATCGATAAGGCCAATCAGATTAATTTCCACAAAATTCAGTCTACCCTCAAAGTTGAGCCTAACCGGCTCTCTCTTTCTTCCCTTAAAGATAGTCTTACGACACCTTCTCTTCGAGTCGTGCTTACCATTTTCAATAGCGGGCGAAGAACCTACACCTTTAAGTTTCCAGATTCTCAAAGATTCGATTTTAGAATCAGAAATGCCAACAACGAGATCATTTATGTATGGTCCGAAGATAAAGAATTCCTTCCTATGGTCGGAACAACCACTTTAAATCCAAATGATACTCTTACTTACAGCGAGGTTGTCGCCATAGAAGAACTAGACCAACCACTTCAACCGGGAACTTATTGGATAGATTCGATCTTAGCTAACTATCCTGAAATTACTTCCTCAACGACTCTAGTCGTTGAACCTTAA
- the pgsA gene encoding CDP-diacylglycerol--glycerol-3-phosphate 3-phosphatidyltransferase has translation MSQQTLRLNLPNQLSLARIGMCGLFVADLSIDWPFQATTALIIFLLASLTDLLDGWIARNYNLVSELGKLLDPLADKILISAALLSLLQFNYAPLWAVITMIAREFLITGLRTLVAIHGKVMGADMGGKQKTISQMVFIIACFVSLSLKETKIKTGIFDYILENTLYPMMLLTVAITIISGTNYFYRHWELIHKEPGSKCE, from the coding sequence GTGTCGCAGCAAACCCTTAGGCTTAATTTACCAAATCAGCTCTCTTTAGCCCGCATTGGAATGTGTGGGCTTTTCGTGGCTGATCTCAGCATTGATTGGCCCTTTCAGGCCACCACAGCACTAATCATATTTCTTCTGGCTAGCCTTACGGATCTTTTGGATGGATGGATTGCTAGAAACTACAACTTGGTTAGTGAATTAGGCAAATTATTGGATCCTTTGGCTGATAAAATATTAATCAGTGCAGCTCTTCTCTCTCTACTGCAGTTTAATTATGCCCCTTTATGGGCTGTCATCACGATGATTGCAAGAGAATTTTTAATCACAGGGCTGCGCACCTTAGTTGCCATTCATGGAAAAGTCATGGGGGCGGATATGGGAGGGAAACAAAAGACAATATCCCAGATGGTTTTTATCATTGCTTGTTTTGTTTCACTTAGCTTAAAAGAGACGAAAATAAAAACTGGAATTTTCGATTATATTTTAGAAAATACGCTCTATCCCATGATGTTGTTGACAGTGGCCATTACGATTATTTCTGGAACGAATTACTTTTACCGTCATTGGGAACTAATTCACAAGGAGCCTGGAAGTAAGTGTGAATGA